A window from Eretmochelys imbricata isolate rEreImb1 chromosome 23, rEreImb1.hap1, whole genome shotgun sequence encodes these proteins:
- the EBP gene encoding 3-beta-hydroxysteroid-Delta(8),Delta(7)-isomerase, which produces MGLEAEPLAVAHPYWPRDLEIRRYVPNDRPTWHSLSFLFSASAALLTLTWLAAGWRGWTGVPMRTGRRLAICWFAICGFIHGVIEGWFSLYHTEIPGDQSFLSQLWKEYAKGDSRYVIEDNFTVCMETITAWAWGPLSLWTVLAFLQRQPHRYVLQLVVSLGQLYGDVLYFYTEYREGFAHSEMWHPLYFWFYFVFMNALWIIIPSILLLDAWGHLSAAQRALDAVKAKKH; this is translated from the exons ATGGGGCTGGAGGCCGAGCCCCTCGCCGTCGCCCACCCTTACTGGCCCCGCGACCTGGAGATCCGGCGCTACGTCCCCAACGATCGCCCCACCTGGCACAGCCTGTCCTTCCTCTTCTCCGCCTCGGCGGCCCTGCTGACGCTCACCTGGCTGGCCGCCGGCTGGCGGGGCTGGACGGGGGTGCCCATGAGGACCGGGCGCCGCCTGGCCATCTGTTGGTTTGCCATCTGCGGCTTCATCCATGGCGTGATTGAGGGCTGGTTCAGCCTCTACCACACAGAGATACCTGGGGACCAGTCCTTCCTCTCCCAGCTGT GGAAGGAGTACGCCAAAGGAGACAGCCGATACGTCAT AGAGGATAACTTCACCGTGTGCATGGAGACCATCACCGCCTGGGCATGGGGGCCGCTGAGCCTCTGGACCGTGCTGGCTTTCCTGCAGCGCCAGCCCCACCGCTATGTCCTGCAGCTGGTGGTGTCACTGG gccAGCTGTATGGCGACGTCCTGTACTTCTACACCGAGTACCGGGAGGGCTTCGCCCACAGTGAGATGTGGCACCCGCTTTACTTCTGGTTCTACTTCGTCTTCATGAACGCCCTGTGGATCATCATCCCCTCCATCCTCCTTCTCGACGCCTGGGGGCACCTGAGTGCTGCCCAGAGGGCGTTGGACGCTGTCAAGGCCAAGAAACACTGA
- the LOC144279156 gene encoding organic solute transporter subunit alpha-like, producing the protein MVGESLREGKGSAWVGTWGEQELCLARAHRSPLSAFTFCPTVFQAQLWIFLIPTALGLVQLGLFLEQTGFFLRRLGASRRTTLSLWILGVYPVFSIMSLIGMYIPRSSFVCNFVANIYHSITLWKFLDLVTDFFGGSARMVQRLRGQQVAPNPFPCCCCCCLPNISTSWSNLRWMTLAVYQLSLIRTILFFITLTLWTDEKYGYGDVSYTNPNSYINAIISISTLLSFYGYLLFYKATKPALAGYNLRSKFVCIILVLVVCGLQNGILETMGALGAIPCQPPLSADTRSQIIYYYSLVVEMFLISLFAHYCFRREELTPESPTSTRNQASQTQAPPSGSGEDSASLTGLNPCYSPDESLCRIEHTPLDRFHFSPSFPRPGGGLGQGWPVGTPPGALEMGELGTGVPVNGSPPRETKAHPNRVHNHPCAHDVTMV; encoded by the exons ATGGTGGGGGAGTCCCTGCGGGAGGGGAAGGGGTCAGCCTGGGTGGGCACTTGGGGGGAGCAGGAGCTCTGTCTGGCTCGGGCTCACCGCTCCCCCCTCTCTGCCTTCACCTTCTGCCCCACAGTGTTCCAAGCCCAGCTGTGGATCTTCCTCATTCCCACGGCCCTGGGCCTGGTGCAGCTGGGCCTGTTCCTGGAGCAGACGGGCTTCTTTCTACGCCGCCTGGGTGCCTCCCGCAGAACCACTCTCTCCCTCTGGATCCTGGGGGTCTACCCG gtGTTCAGCATCATGTCCCTTATTGGCATGTACATCCCCCGATCCTCCTTCGTCTGTAACTTTGTTGCTAACAT CTACCACTCCATCACCCTGTGGAAATTCCTGGACTTGGTGACCGATTTCTTCGGGGGCTCGGCCCGCATGGTCCAGCGTCTGCGGGGTCAGCAGGTggcccccaaccccttcccttgctgctgctgctgctgtctcccCAACATTTCCACCAGCTG GTCCAACCTACGCTGGATGACCCTGGCCGTGTACCAGCTGTCCCTCATCAGGACCATCCTCTTCTTCATCACGCTCACCCTCTGGACCGACGAGAAGTACGGCTACGGTGAT GTGAGCTACACCAACCCCAACTCCTACATCAACGCCATCATCAGTATCTCTACCTTGCTGTCCTTCTACGGCTACCTGCTCTTCTACAAGGCCACCAAGCCGGCCCTGGCTGGCTACAACCTGCGTTCCAAGTTCGTCTGCATCATCCTGGTCCTTGTTGTCTGCGGCCTACAGAACGGCATCCTGGAGACCATGGGGGCTCTGGGGGCCATTCCCTGCCAGCCTCCGCTCTCGGCTGATACCCGCTCCCAGA TTATCTATTACTACTCCCTGGTGGTGGAGATGTTTCTCATCAGCCTCTTCGCCCATTACTGTTTCCGACGGGAGGAGCTCACCCCCGAGAGCCCCACCAGCACCAGGAACCAGGCCTCCCAGACGCAGGCGCCCCCTAGTGGCTCTGGGGAGGACAGCGCCTCCCTGACAGGCCTCAACCCCTGCTACTCCCCCGATGAGAGCCTCTGCCGAATCGAGCACACGCCGTTGGATCGCTTCCATTTCAGCCCCAGCTTCCCCCGACCCggaggggggctgggccagggctggcccGTTGGAACTCCCCCAGGGGCCCTCGAGATGGGAGAGCTGGGTACCGGGGTCCCTGTGAATGGGTCTCCCCCCAGGGAAACCAAAGCCCATCCCAACAGAGTTCACAACCACCCGTGCGCCCATGATGTCACCATGGTATAA
- the FTSJ1 gene encoding tRNA (cytidine(32)/guanosine(34)-2'-O)-methyltransferase translates to MGRSSKDKRDIYYRLAKEEGWRARSAFKLLQLDEEFQLFEGVRRAVDLCAAPGSWSQVLSRKLKGGAGEGSDSVKIVAVDLQAMAPLPGVVQIQGDITKVSTAQEIIQHFEGQPADLVVCDGAPDVTGLHDIDEYIQAQLLLAALNITTHVLNKGGTFVAKIFRGKDVTLLYSQLRIFFPDVTCAKPRSSRNSSIEAFVVCRGYCPPEGYVPNMSNPLLDHCYDVDFNQLEGPNRVIVPFLACGDLSSYDSDRTYPLQLAPGKEYSYVPPTQPPIRPPYQEACFLKRNNRLAREPGPSRLEEPGPAPSYGSGSEPQACPPEAAVENVLASLSVSP, encoded by the exons ATGGGGCGCTCGTCGAAGGACAAGCGGGACATCTACTACCGCCTGGCGAAGGAGGAGGGCTGGCGGGCCCGCAGTGCCTTCAAACTCCTGCAGCTGGACGAGGAGTTCCAGCTGTTTGAGG GGGTGCGCCGGGCGGTCGATCTCTGTGCTGCCCCAGGCAGCTGGAGCCAGGTTCTGAGCAGGAAGCtgaa GGGCGgtgctggggagggctctgactCTGTGAAGATTGTTGCAGTCGATCTCCAGGCCATGGCTCCGCTCCCGGGGGTGGTCCAGATCCAGGGAGACATCACCAAG GTCTCCACGGCCCAGGAGATCATCCAGCACTTCGAAGGGCAGCCGGCCGACCTGGTGGTCTGTGACGGGGCCCCCGACG TGACCGGCCTTCATGATATCGACGAATACATCCAAGCACAGCTGCTGCTAGCG GCTCTGAACATCACGACCCACGTCCTGAATAAAGGAGGCACCTTTGTGGCCAAG ATCTTCCGGGGGAAGGACGTGACGCTTCTCTACTCCCAGCTCCGCATCTTCTTTCCTGACGTCACCTGCGCCAAACCCCGGAGCAGCCGAAACTCCAGCATCG AGGCCTTTGTTGTCTGCCGGGGGTACTGCCCGCCCGAGGGCTACGTGCCTAAtatgtccaaccccctgctggacCATTGCTACG ATGTGGATTTTAACCAGCTGGAAGGTCCCAACAGAGTCATTGTCCCGTTCTTGGCCTGTGGGGATCTGAGCTCCTACGACTCGGACCGGACGTATCCCCTCCAG ctggccccagggaagGAATACAGCTAtgtgccccccacccagccccccatccGTCCCCCCTACCAGGAAGCCTGCTTCTTGAAGAGGAACAACCGATTGGCTAGGGAGCCTGGGCCGTCCCGGTTGGAggagcctggccccgccccctcatATGGGTCAGGGTCAGAACCTCAGGCCTGCCCCCCGGAGGCAGCTGTTGAAAATGTCCTGGCGTCTCTGTCTGTGTCACCAtag
- the PORCN gene encoding protein-serine O-palmitoleoyltransferase porcupine — MATFTHREFYQQLLQGCMIPTAQQGLEQIWLLLLICLACRLLWRLPLPSYAKHLSTVGGGFYALHHFFQLQMVWVVLLSLLCYLVLFLCRHSAHRGVFLSITILIYLLMGEMHMVDTVTWHKMRGAQMIVAMKAVSLGFDLDRGELLAVPSPVEFMGYIYFVGTAIFGPWSRFHSYLQAVESRALSLPWLRKVSRSLLLSVICLLVSTCVAPYLFSYFIPLYGYRQLRKRKRKARWLRAYESAISFHFSSYFVGFLSEATATLAGAGFTEEKDNLKWDLTVSRPLNVELPRSMVEVVTSWNLPMSSWLNSYVFKNSLQLGTFSAVIVTYAASALLHGLSFHLAAVLLSLGFITYVEHVLRKRLSVIFDACLLSKRCPPGCPHRHNTNLWVRLLNLLFGALAVFHLAYLGSLFDIDADDTVEEQGYGMTYTIYKWSELSWASHWVTFGCWVFYRLIG; from the exons ATGGCCACGTTCACCCACCGGGAGTTctaccagcagctgctgcagggctgcatgatccccactgcccagcaggggctggagcagatcTGGCTGTTGCTGCTTATCTGCCTGGCGTGCCGGCTGCTCTGGAGGCTGC ctctgcccagctaTGCCAAGCACCTCAGCACGGTCGGGGGGGGGTTCTACGCCCTCCACCACTTCTTCCAGCTGCAGATGGTCTGGGTGGTGCTGCTCAGCCTGCTTTGCTATCTGGTGCTCTTCCTGTGCCGGCACTCGGCCCACCGTGGGGTCTTCCTCTCCATCACTATCCTCATCTACCTCCTTATGGG GGAGATGCACATGGTGGATACCGTGACCTGGCATAAAATGAGAG GGGCCCAGATGATTGTGGCGATGAAGGCCGTGTCCCTGGGCTTCGACCTGGACCGAGGGGAGCTCTTGGCCGTCCCCTCCCCTGTGGAGTTCATGGGCTACATCTACTTTGTGGGCACGGCCATCTTCGGGCCCTGGAGCCGCTTCCACAGCTATCTCCAGGCAGTGGAGAGCCGGGCCCTG AGCCTCCCCTGGCTGCGGAAGGTGTCCCGGAGCCTCCTCCTCTCCGTCATCTGCCTCCTTGTCTCCACCTGCGTCGCCCCCTACCTGTTCTCCTACTTCATCCCGCTCTACGGCTACCGGCAGCTCAGGAA GAGGAAGCGGAAGGCCAG gtGGCTCCGGGCCTACGAGAGTGCCATCTCCTTCCACTTCAGCAGCTACTTCGTGGGATTCCTCTCCGAGGCCACTGCCACATTGGCTGGGGCAGGATTCACTGAGGAGAAAGACAACCTCAAATG ggacCTGACGGTGTCCCGACCCTTGAATGTGGAGCTGCCCCGGTCGATGGTGGAAGTCGTCACCAGCTGGAACCTGCCCATGTCCAGTTGGCTCAACTCCT ATGTCTTTAAGAACAGCCTGCAACTAGGGACTTTCTCTGCTGTCATTGTCACGTACGCTGCCAGCGCCCTCCTGCAT ggACTCAGCTTCCACCTGGCTGCCGTGCTGCTGTCTCTGGGATTCATCACCTACGTGGAGCATG tcCTCCGGAAGCGCCTCTCTGTCATCTTTGATGCCTGCCTCCTCTCCAAGCGCTGCCCGCCCGGCTGTCCCCACCGCCATAACACG AATCTCTGGGTTCGGCTGCTGAACCTACTCTTCGGCGCGCTGGCTGTCTTCCATCTGGCCTACTTGGGCTCGCTCTTTGACATCGATGCTGACGACACCGTAGAGGAGCAG GGCTATGGCATGACCTACACCATCTATAAGTGGTCGGAGCTGAGCTGGGCCAGCCACTGGGTCACCTTCGGCTGCTGGGTCTTCTACCGCCTCATTGGCTGA